From the genome of Pseudopipra pipra isolate bDixPip1 chromosome 13, bDixPip1.hap1, whole genome shotgun sequence:
cagTCCGCAGTTACCAACCAGCTCAGGTGGGCAGGTGCCCTTGGAATGAGCTTTGGGATTTTACAGGAGCCTCAAACTACTGCATGGGTGAGGTTTGTCTGCAGTTCAGTGTCTGGTTTTAGCCCAGATTGCCAATAAACCTCTCAAATGTCGTGACTTCACTGAGCTCCTCAACGTGGTGTGCCCTGGAGAGCTGAGGGAACTGAAACATTGAAACTAAACATCAGTTGTACTGGGAGGCCTCTGCTacagagctgggacaggttAAAAATGGAGTGGGAATACCTGGGGAAAGTGCTGCAGTAACAGAGTGGGGGTCGTTGAAGAGGTACTGTGTTACTGAAGCTTTCTTGTTTCATTCTTTAATCAGGATCTAGAGCAGATGCTTTTAAGGCATTGAATTAACATGTTTACATGCAAGTAGCTTAGTATCTTGTTCCTGTAAAAAAATAAGTAGCTTTCAGTGCTTGCTCCAACAGGTATCAGTTTGGGAGGTTCCTGGACTTGGTGCCAAAATAAAGGGCAGCACTGCAGATCACTGGGGTTTGTGTCTATGGGGTACTTTGtattttcagctcctttcctAGTGAATACTGAAAGTGGGCTTGTAACACAGATGGGGACAAAGTTTGTTagaataggacaaggggaatggttttaaactaaaagagggttgATTTAGACTAgatttaaggaagaaattcttggctatgagggtggtgaggtgctgaaatggatttcccagagaagctgtggctgccccatccctggaagtgtccaaggccaggttggatgggacttggagcaacctggactagtagaaggtgtccctgcctgtggcagggggtgggactggatgggctttaaggtgccttccaacccaaattggGATTTCTCCACCGTGTCCTAGTTGTGAACATTCAGCTCCATCGATGGCCCCGGGTGTGAACTTTGCTCTCTGTACAACCTGGGGAATGTCTGGAGTTACAACCTGCTCATAAATCCGGGGTGTTTGGCTTTGCCTTCCCACAGCATCCACTTCCCCACTTCTTCCATCATTTTTCCTCCACAGTTTGATGTGTGAGGGTCAGGATAAAATCTTGGCAACTCCCAAAAGAACAGTGCTGGAAAACACTGGATTTTGGACAGCTGGGGATCTGTTTGGGTTTGTTCTTTTAGGGGcctgaaaagatgaaaaacatcTGAGAGCTGCAATAGCAAGACACCGACTGTGTGTGTTACTGGGGCAGTGAGAGGAGCCCGAGGTCAGGAAGGATCTGGCAGGACTGTTCTCAGGTGGATGGACTCCTGGGAACTCTGGAAATCTGGGATGCGGTGCCCAAGGAGGGGGAATGGGTTGCTTACAGTACCACAGTGAGACAGGCAGCAGTTCCTGTGCTTCCTACCTTTCCTCCAGCATGCTTTTCACTGGAGCCCAACTCTACTGTCTAATTTAAGAGCATGGAATGAGAGGATTTCCCAAGTGTCTGTGAGTGGCTGTGCCTTTGGGAGCTGTGGATCCTGTGGACCTTGCAGGACCAGCTCCTCATGGAATAAACGTGTGCATGGAGCTGGTTACAAAGCACCCTGCACTCATTTGTTTGAAACCACTCCAATTAAGGCTTCAGAGCAGTAAAGTGATTGGGAAATACAGCACTTTCTAGTTTCCCTATGGTCTCCATGCCATTGCAGCAGCCAGAGTGTGCTCTGTGAGCTTCCCTCCCTGTGGACAATGGGAAGCTTCCCTGTGCTTGTGCAGGTCAGGAAGGTTCTATGGCACTGGGAAGCATGGAGTTTTGGCAAGTCTGACACTGGTACACCTGCTCCTTTCAGGATTATCAGTGTGTTCACCTGCTTGTGCAGGCAAAGTGCTGGAATCCAAGGTTCACTTTACAGGGATTTGTTGTGCCTGGGATGACAGCTTTCCTGGGCACATGAAAAGGGATCGTTGCAGACCCTGAGCTCACAGCTCTTTATCTGACTTCAGTGCTACGCAGCCAAGGAGTTCTAAAAGATGGGGGAGCAGCACCTGCTCTGTGTTTGGAGAACCATGACAGTATGTTCTGTAAACTTGGAGCAATACAACCCCGATCTGCTCCATTTCCACTCCTCTACAGGGTGATTTCAACAGTCCTGGAGCTGAGCAATTATCGGGGTGAGTacagcaaagccagtgcaggCAGACTCTGAACTGCACCATCTCGTGCAGGTTCTGCCCTGAGAGGTTTgcaggagctctgcctgggcctCCTTGttcttgttttgcctttttggtttgtttattcACTCTTTCAGAGCCGCTCCTCAGACATGCAGTGTGTTTAACCAGCTCTTCTAACCTCGGGGCTGTAGGAGGGTGTCTCTGCAGCCTTTCTGCACATCCTGGAAGCTGCTGCCCAGCTTTTTTAAGTGCTAAATCTGATCCTGCTCTGATTTGTTAAAAGAGTCAAATGTCTAATTAGAGATCTCAGCAGGACTTGTGTACACTGAAATCTCTtagatatttttcccttttttgcctttctttaaGGAAAATGTCTTTTGCAGGCAGGTGCTCAGTGGGAAGAAGCTGTTCCAGCCCAGAAGCTGAGTTAGGATGGTGCTGAGTCCAAGCTAATATATCCCAAGGGATTTTTATTTCAACACCAGTGATGCTTCACAGGTTCTGAGTGTGCCTCCAGCCCCAATCAAAGGTTACAGATACCCAGAATTTTTGGGAGATACATCCAGATTTTAAGAGTTCTCTTCTGCAAGTCTCCCACTGTCTACAAATGAACTGTAAATGGAGCATCTAAAATGCTTGAGTGCCCCAAAGTAAGCACAGCAACCTCTTATTTTGACTTCCTGTAGATTTTATCGGGGCCATTAGTATTGGAAAAAGATCAGACTGTAACTTTGTAGTTGTATTGTTCTCCCTGCTTTTAGAACCATCCCCGCGGCTGCAGAGGCACTTGGAGAGCAGCAAAAAGCAGCTACTTAGGACTGGAAGTGGGAAGTCCTTCCAAGGGGAAAAGTGTTAGTTCAGGGTAAAACATTTTGACATAAGGTTGGAATAATAGTCCAGTAATTCTCAGCCAACTTTTGTGGTCCAGCAGGATTTCACTGAAGCTTAGTCAGTCATATTGCTAAGAAGGGGAAAAGTTGTAACTTGAAGCAAGAACCATGTGGATGCTGGAAATGTGGATTTCTCAGCTGACAGCAGCCCATGTTCTGAGCTGTGGAGTTGTTATTAATCACTCCCTGTTCATCTGTACCTTCACAAGAATGTTGGTTGTAGATGTGCAAAGTACCAGAAGGTGCAGAAGTTTGCCTGTGGCACCTGGAAGAGATGCATTTCTCTTGACTCCCCAGATAAAAAAGGTAAATTTTCATCCTATGGCCACTTGCCACTTTGCTGAGATTTTATTTCTAGATAATAATGCGGTTTTTCTGTTTCTACAGTTGTGAAGTGTGGATTGTTTCTTATGAGCAAATATTCCTGTGACCTGAGGCAGGTGGAAAAATCTTTCAGCTGGGGTGGGAAAATGGGCATAGAACACCCCTCAATCAGAAAATAAGCTGCTTTTTAGGCTTCATTATGGCAAGATGTGGTTCATGCTGCACTAGATTTCATCTCCACTTGGTTAATTTGCAGATTAACTTGCTAATTGCAGATTAACTTGCAAAGATCACTGGTGGTGAGTGGCTGGCTCCAGTTCTGCCCCTGACTCACAAAGCTGATGTGTTTCCATCAAACATGGCCGTAAAGGAGTTCCCCCCTCTCCATCCTTGTTGCCCCACTCAGGGCAGTTCTCCTGGACACTGACCCCCCCTGAGGAATCATGGAGACTTCTGCAGTGTCATTTTTGACATGGAATGCCAGGCATGTGCATTTCCTGGAGCTTCTTCAGTGTGTCACGGATTTAAAGTGCAAATTTGCATCTTCAGAACTAGTCCCAATGAGTTGGTGATTTTTttgattcctcccacagctgctATGATTcctgttttgggggtttttttatgatttGGGGAGgctaatttaaaatattctctgaGAAAGAACTTCAGAATCACCAAAggatggaatggtttgggttgggagggaccttaatgcccatctcattccatcccctgccatgggcagggacacctcccactattccaggctgctccaacctggccttggacccTTACAGGGATAGGGCATCTACAGCTTCAAGGTAAATAATACCTTAATTAGCATTTAATTTGTTAAGGAAaccttaattttttaattttttaatctgcCCCTACAGTTGATTCACCCAAATTTATAAAGTTTGGGCAGCAAATACAAGGAAACACTTGGTAAAAACCCACCTGTCACTTGATGGGTTGGATGGGTTGGGACATGTGGGGTACAAGTTGGTGGCTTAATTGAATTGCAACCCTGGTTTGTGGTAGGTTATTGTTTATAGCacagatttattaaaaattgcAATTCTTCTGCTTTAATTTCATTGTTCACATCTTTATTCCGTGTGTTGCTTTCCAGGCTGGAGTGTTTGGGCTGTCTGGTTTCACTGGTTCTCTGGAGTGTGGTCTCTCCTTTAATTGGCTGCTTCTCCAGTGTTTCTTTAACATAAAATTGGAGACCActgaggaagggagaaaactgTTCAGAGAAACTTCAGCTGAacttcccagcactgcaggttTTACACATGTCCCTTCTCTGATCTCAAACGTGCAGGATGTCAGAGTCAAGGAATATCAGTTCCCTTTCCAAGAATGACAGTTCTCCAAACCCAGTGTCACTTCTTGTGCATTTAATGGAGTTTTGGTTCCACTCTGCTGTTACCCCAGGGTGGAGCTGAGCACTTGGAGAGCCCCATCTCAGGAACTCTTCCTTGCTGATGGTTGTCCCTATATCCaggtttgggttggggtttgggggggagaCAGTGGAGGTAAAAAGAGCTCTTGGGAAGCAGGGAGTGGATGGAGAGAAACAAATGAGAGGAGCTGCTTGAACTGGCACTGATGCCTCAAAAAATTGGGTGTAATTGCTGcttgtgcagagctgtgcttgtAAATCTGTCAGCACCTGGTGAGGGCTGTGTGGGTTTTATAGTCCCAAATTTGAGCCTGTCTTGTTTTCTGTCTGGTTTGATGTGTGTAAGTCACTGTAAAAGTACAGTTTCCACTCCTCCTGTTGAACTGGATTATTTCCTGGTTTCTTTCCCGTCTCTTAGAAAATTTTAAGTTATTTCTCAATCCAGATGGAACTGCCTATACAGTCTCCACTTGTCTGTGGTTTATATTAATGGGGAGATGATTGAAATATTTGCTCAGCAATTAAAAGGCATTAGTAGCTTCAGGGAAATAGATGAATTGAGTTTTGCTGGACTGTAATTTTTGGTTTAGTGCTTTTCTGAGGTGTTTAAGAAGGATTTCTGTTTGCAGAAGGTTGTAGTTGGGGTGACTTGggtatttaaaacagaattaagaGTCCAAAGTGTTTGGATTCTGCATGGAATGGTGGTAACTCCATAAATAACAGCACAGATGCAGCTCAGGGCTGTTGGAGGATCAGCAAGAATTAAAGAACAAACTGGAGAGAATGAGGGAAGGGACCAAATCCGAAGTGGGAGCCTGGCATGATGTATTGGGGGATGGAAAACGGAAAGAGATGCATAAACCACTTTGACTgtaaaaaattcaaattcaaaaCAGAATGTTGGTGTGTTTTAGTGGTGGTTTTCTGTGCCAAGGAAACCCATATGGATGTGCAGTGGGATTTTTCAGTTGTATCTGAAATGACAAGTTCTATCCTCATTGTATTGCAGGAAACTCAAGGATGTGTCAAAATGCAACGTAAACTTAATTTACAGCCTTAAATTaagcacagccacagcactTTTAGGTGATCTGAGTTTGTGTCTGAATAATAAAATTcttatttccttatttcttttgtGGTTCTGTAATCATGCTTCTCTTGGCCAGAAACAAAGAGAAGATTACAGTATTTCTAATGTTAAGTGTCAATGAAGGCAAGATTTTTTCCAAGAATTCTTTGCACAGGATGCAAATAATAAAGAGCCACATCAACCCTTTTGTGCAGTTCACATCACACAGGTGTTTTTATCCCATAAAATAGCCTATCTGGTTTCTGTCCTTTAGGTTTAGAGGTTCTCTGTGTGTTACAAGTGTCTTTATTCTTACAGTGCACTCTTGGCTAAATGGAAGTTGGTGTTTCTGGGTCACCTGATGCTTTCAGTGAGAACAACTTCTTGtgttaattttcaaataaattcacGTGTAGAAAACACTTTGTTACATCAGGCAGCTAATTCTGGCTTTGGAGTTGagtttttaaatgaaacctTGGTACCTTTATGAAAATAAAGCATCACATTGATTTCATTTTGAAGAACACAGCAAACACGAGGTGCTGTTTCTCAAAGGAAGTAACTTTGTGTTTCTATGTGAATTCTGTTGGATATTGTTGAGgaagtttgatttttctctAACACAAACATCCTGGTTTTTCGTAGGGCGCCAATGCCTCTGCTTTGGAGAAAGAGATTGGTCCTGAGCAGTTCCCTGTGAATGAGCATTATTTTGGCTTGGTCAATGTAAGTGAAATTCCTATGGTTGAAAAGctcttttttaattcatatcCTAATTTGGAATTTAACAGGCTGGGATCTGCTGGGCAGCAGGACTTGTCTGCCCAAACTAACTGTGGAGAGTGTGGGTGTTGATCCAGAGCAGCACATCCTGCTGGGCCTGTGGCCCCTTTTACCAGGGAATAAAGGGAGTTAGTTCATAAGAACCGTGGTTCTGTGCTATCCTGTTTGTGATGGGAAAATCCCAATTTGGCACAACCCACTAGAAACAGGGATATTTCTGtttgctgctgggctgggtgtgTTTTGCTGAAAGCTGAAAGATGCTCAATCTCATCACACACCAAATAAGGGCAGTGTAGCTCCTAAGTGGTATTAATTGCAGCTCATTAGAAACCCATTTAATTGGCTTGTGGGTGGGTTTGGAGCAGTTTGCATTTGCAGACACCCAGATATCCAAACACATGGAATTCTGTTCCTTAAGGATGGTGTTAATGGCCATTCCAAAGCTGCTGAGGTTTGCtccaggaggagaaaaatggaaGGCATGTCCCATTGTAACATAAATAGCAGGGTGTTGAATagtgggaggagggaaaataGCACCCTAAAAATACCCAGAATTACTATAACCACGGCTATTCTCTGATTTGAAGGACAAAATATGACTAATTGGGTTGTGCTCCTCGCACTCGGGTCCTTTAGGGGGAGCATTTCCATGCCATTGTTCTGCTGAGCTTTTTCCTGAGCTATTTCCAGTTCTTTCATGATTCTGAGCTAATTGGAGCATTTTAAAGAGTCTCATGGCTTCAGCATCAGTGCTCTTGAACTGCAGATAGAGTCAGGTGTGGGACTCGGGGACAATGGAGGCTTCCAAATTTGGTTTTAatagttattttccttttgggTCAGTGAGCTGAACCAGCCTGGCTGCAGTTAAACTGTAGCTAAAGCCACTGCAGGGGATCTGGGAGAAGGGACAGCCTGTTGGAATAATTTCTGTGTAATGAAGTGCAAGAGAGGGGGAACAATGTTGTCATTCCAGAATTtcatctttgtttcattttaagaaCCCTCTATCTTAAAATAAGctttcaaactttatttttacattgCACAAGTTCTTGGGCAGTTAGGTAATACTGACTCTAAATACAGGCAGTTTTAAGCAAACCCCCCCATGCTTTAGCATCtatttacaatatttatttgtaccagaGAAACCATGaccaaaagcttttaaaatctttgttcctttttttttcatttgtgttttaGGTCACATTAGACTTTACACACCATTGCTGTGTGTGATCTGTGCATGTGGCCCCAGGTTTGGAAATGTCCATCAGCCCACTTGGGCTGAAAACCTGGGGTTTGGGGCTCTGTTAAACTGTTACagccctttcttttttttcccagccagaATTTCTGACAAAGTTCAGGTCATGGTTGGAAAGATCTGATTGCTTTATACTTCTAAACACAAACTAGTTGTAGTTTAAGTGTGACACTGCTGGGTAATAGTGGTCATTTTTGGAGGACTCTCTGTAATacagagagggagagatcaATAATTGAGATATTCAGAAGTTTCCCAAGGCCCTGAAGTGCTCAGAGTTGGAAGGATTCTGTTCCAACATGAAAAAAGTCAGATTTGCTGGAATAAAATGCATCACTTGGTCTTGTTGTAAAGTACTTGGCAAGttgtaaaatatctgaaatgttCAAGGAATAAAAGTTCTCCCACATTACTCTCTGTAAAGGTGgtaggaaagagaaaatactcCTTAGAAGGACATTTTAAAACCTAAATCATGCTGTGAAGTGAATTTTTCACCATATCACTTGGACTACTGTAAAACATCTTACtggcaggaatttttaaaactgtttggATGGAATTTTAGTTCTTTAACTCCTTTAACTCTTCCCTTTAGTTTAGTTCTAACGATTTCTCTCCTGTGTGGGCAGCACCAAAGCAGGACATGTATAACCAGTTGAATTCATGCTTTTAGACAAGATTTCTCCCTGAATACAGCCCTGAAATCTGTTTTAACTCCTTGCACTGTAAACTTTTTTGACTTAAGATGCACCATCTTTTTTAAGATGCTCATTTCTTGTTCTGTCTCTTAATTTCCTGAGGTGATTATGGACAGATATAGCAAATACCTCACCTGAAAACAATAATATGTAATCAGACTTCTAGTAGTTTTGCCTGCATTGATATTCTTTTATGTTTTATGCAAATGTATTTAGCAAATTTAATTAGCATGACacttatttgtttttctgggtTGCTGACAACCATGTGAGTGAGGCTCTATCCTAATTCCTGTGTTTGCTCAGCTTGCATATTTATTTCCTCATGTCAATAAGTTGTAACTGTTGCTTCATGTGGTATAAATGCCTGTTAATGTAACTCTACCCTGTAACCTTTCCAGCTGTATTATTGACAGTGATTATTGACATCATTCTGCTGCAGGAACCACACCAAAGTTTTGGGCGCACTGGCTGGATCTCTGAGTACCAAAACAGTCTGTGCTCTGGAGTCACAGTTGTGtgcttttttggtttctttaaaCTATTTTGCTGTCATTTCTGGTTTATTTCAAGTGTTTTTGCTCTCATGCTCTTGAGATGCACAGTCTCTTTACCAGAGTGCCTGGGGactggcagagccagggccGGGTTCGGTCCTTTGGAGCTGCAGCGTTGGACAGGAGCTGGACAGTAACgtgcagaggagcagctccaagCCCATGGTTTCGGGTGATAGGGTGATATCTCCCTGtgcctccttccccagccctgcagctgcctctggaaGTGGTTATCTCAGGGGTGACACTGCCCTCAGACAGGGCAGGTGGGAACCAGCTGCTCTGCATTTCCTGGCTCAAAACAGTCCCTTATAGGCAGGAAATACTTATTTATTATATTGTTAGTTGATAAGATAtggcattatttatttattttattctgtgtcCTTGGCACCCCTCCACAGCAGCATCTCCCTTCTCAGGATGAGCAGTGCTGTGTCTCCAGAActtgggattttgggatgagCCCTTAGCTACTTTTTGTGTGTATTCCCAATATCCCTGTGATTGTTGTCTTCTCTTACCAGCTGATAGAAGGCTCAGTCTTTCTCACCATCCCAATAAATGAACTCTGCCAAACAACTTCTCCAGTCTTACTCTGTGCTGTTCTTAATGAGCCACCTCTGTTATTCCTTTTTAACAGACCTGCTACAAATCTATTTATTCTCCTCTGTTCTGTTTTGACCAGTTTGGCAACACCTGCTACTGCAACTCAGTCTTACAGGCACTTTATTTTTGTCGTCCATTTCGGGAAAAAGTGTTGGCGTACAAAGTGCAGCCTCGGAAGAAGGAAAGCCTCCTGACCTGCCTCTCTGATCTCTTCAACAGTATTGCCACCCAAAAGAAGAAGGTGGGGGTCATCCCACCCAAGAAATTCATTTCCCggctgaggaaagaaaatggtaaatgaataaataaatggtTTTTAAGGTGTGTAAAATGTAAACACGACTCCCTTTTTGAGTCGAGGTTGAAGAGGTTTCTCGTAGGTTTTGCGGTGGAAATTTCACCTCCTCTGGGGTTGTCCCAGCACTGTGCTTGTCCTGCAGGGATTCTCTCCATGTCGTTGTTCCTGGGCTTGCTCAGGCCGTGCCCATGTGCCAGCATTCCAGTTATCCCCCCCGGCATGgtgttccctggagctgtgctgctctcagcaCGCCCCAGCtcactgctccagcctggcctgggctCAACTGGCGTCACGGACCCGGCCCAAGCTGAACTCTGAGGAGACGCAGCACTCGCGGGCTGCTCTGCCATTTGTGGCAggagaaatccctcaggatgaGAACTAGTGGTTGTTTCCCAGGGCTGCTTGGTGAGGAAAAGTTCTGGATGTTGATTTATCATCTCTGCTTGAACTTGCAAAGATAACAGACTTACAGTGGGGGATTTTTGCCCCTTGATGGTGGACTTAATGAACTGCTGGCCAAGGGCAACACGTCTGAATTTCTTCGTTTCTCTCCCTCCCcgaaggaaaggaaaataactacaaaacccccccaaactccaAGCTAATAATTTCCTTCAGTTCAATGAAGAAATTTCATTGAactgaaagaaatgaagaaaattcaGTTCAATGAGAAATGTCCAAACTAAGTTTCCTTAATGctatttttcagctgtttgttgGTTGCAACCTGAGGATAAACCAAAAACCCTTTGTGAGAACAACAAAGTGCAGTTCTTCCAAACCTTCTCAATGTCCCCCCAGTTGTGTGACAGGggagagcaggggcagggcGTGCCCTGATGGCCGAAAGCATTTTGCCTTGGCATTATGAAGGAGCTGTATTTTTTCATTCTCCTTGATCTCTTCCGTTCCAGAATTATTTGACAATTATATGCAGCAGGATGCACATGAATTCCTAAACTACCTACTCAACACTATTGCTGACTTACTCCAAGAGGAGAAGAAGCAGGAGAAGCAGAATGGGAAACTGCAGAATGGCAGCATTGAGAGCGAGGAGGGGGACAAGGCTGATCTGACGTGGGTCCATGAAATCTTCCAAGGGACACTAACCAATGAAACCAGATGTCTGAACTGTGAGGCTGTACGTTCAACCCCAAACCTCTTAGAGCTTCCCAGGTTCTGGAGCCTTTTCCCTAACGCTAAGCACCCTTTTTCATTTATTAGGGTAGATGAAATTGCACTCTCTCTATTAAAATATGGAGCATAGCCTATGTTAGGAGTGTGTCACCTCTGTGTTCAATACTCCTGAAGGTATGTTGCTCAGCAAAGCGTAGTGTTTTCcctgttctcttccctgttcccagccaGGCAGTCTCCACCTGGCTCATCCAAGCTGCCTTTTTGTCTCCTTGTTCTTTTCTGTGTCAGTGGTTGATAGTTTATGTTGTGTTTCTCCATGAGAGTTGCTCCCTCTTTATTTGACTCTGGGATGAACTGAGTTGCTGTTGGAATTCTTGGTGCTGGTCTGTGGGCACTCTGTTTGAGAGCAAAAGAAGTGCCATGAAATCTAGAATTAGAACCACACCACCTTCAGATCAGGAATTTGTAGTTAGTCATCTGCTCTCATTTAATAGttctaaaaaaatgaaaaacccagatggggagaggaaaaaaaaagcagaagtgatTACAACAGAAAGGACTGTTCTTGGCATTTTAAATCTAAAGTTTTGGCTCTGTGGTGAAGAGAAGCTCTAAAAATGACATTAATAGGGTTCTGTATCAAggattttgaaatgaaatgtgaCTGTTCCACAAATGGAAAGATGGTTTTCCTCCCTGCTAACCCATTTAATTGAGGAGCCATCTGCCTGTTTCTGCCTTCCCTCTAAGTATTGACTGTTCCACTCTGAAGTGCAGCAAAAAGCTGTCCCAgtctgcagagcagagtggaCTGTGGGGAAAGCTTCTCTGAGCAGTTAAAAACTTGGTTTTGCCAGTGAAATAATCAGATGTGCCTTGAAGCCTCAAGGGGGAGAGATGTTTTCTAAGAAAGGGTTTGcggtttgatttttttgatgCCTTTTTTCcgtgggttttggggtttggcttgttattgattttttttttttttttaatattcctctttgttttttaacaacACATCAGGTTATTTCTGCAGTTTCAGTTTACCTCAGGAAAggacctgtgtgtgtgtgtgcatacatCTTTTCTATCATTGAGGACATTGCACCATCCCAGAGATGGTTAAAAGAAACCTGCCAGTTCTAAACTGCTGTCAAATacctcttctccttttttttaaggttAGTAGCAAAGATGAGGACTTTCTGGATCTCTCGGTTGATGTGGAACAAAATACATCAATTACACATTGTCTAAGGTAAACGGGGTTATTTGGGAATGGGAAAAACTCCTGCCCTTGGTCAGGAGGAAATGGCCTGGTTTAGTTGCTCTATATGgtaaaatattttgggtttttagTGGGTTTTAGTAGCTAAGGAGCACTAGTGGTATGTAAGATtgattttcactttattttgtGGGCATTTGAATTTGCCACATCACACAGTCAAGTTTTATCAAAGCTAAACATGCTGTGTTTGGTTTCATCATCAATTCttgattattttaatattgttgctgCCTTTCAGTTGCCTGCTCCTCGTGTTTAGGGGGAGGTTTGTTTTTGCTGATAGACATTTGCTCCATGTGTTTGTCTGTTACATCCAAGGCTTATCAGCTGCTTGGATACTGCATCCAGCATCTGCTCTTTAATAGCTGATAATGGCTGTGGaactgctgggagctggaagaTAATCCAGACTCGGGCTGGTTAATGGCTGTAGATCTGGACAGTTCATTtctgccaccagagaaaacatGGAATGGCTGCTGAAGGCAACAAAACTCAATCACCTTATTGCAGTTTCTTACCTTTCCTACTCAGAAAACAGGCAGTTAATACCCGAGGGGgtgatttccagatttttccAGCTGAACATCCCAGGACAAACACACCTCAAATGGGTTTATGAGCAATGAGAATAAAAGGAGCTTCATCTTCCATGTGtcgtttgggttttttcagcaTTATCAGCAGTAACTTTTACCTGGATGGCCTGGAATATTCCTGCTCATCCCACTCCTCTCTCCTGTCCACAGGGGATTTAGTAACACTGAGACTCTCTGCAGTGAATATAAATACTATTGTGAGCAGTGCCGCAGCAAACAGGAGGCACAGAAGAGGTAAGGAAGGGGCAAATACGCAGCCTAAGAGGAGATGTTCTCTTAAAATGGGCAGTTGGTGGAAAAATGCACCTTGTGAAGTCAGTAGAAGGACCAGGTA
Proteins encoded in this window:
- the LOC135421619 gene encoding ubiquitin carboxyl-terminal hydrolase 12-like isoform X1 — protein: MEALVTVRRLAAVCTMGANASALEKEIGPEQFPVNEHYFGLVNFGNTCYCNSVLQALYFCRPFREKVLAYKVQPRKKESLLTCLSDLFNSIATQKKKVGVIPPKKFISRLRKENELFDNYMQQDAHEFLNYLLNTIADLLQEEKKQEKQNGKLQNGSIESEEGDKADLTWVHEIFQGTLTNETRCLNCEAVSSKDEDFLDLSVDVEQNTSITHCLRGFSNTETLCSEYKYYCEQCRSKQEAQKRMRVKKLPMILALHLKRFKYMDQLHRYTKLSYRVVFPLELRLFNTSGDATNPDRMYDLVAVVVHCGSGPNRGHYITIVKSHGFWLLFDDDIVEKIDAQAIEEFYGLTSDISKNSESGYILFYQSRD
- the LOC135421619 gene encoding ubiquitin carboxyl-terminal hydrolase 12-like isoform X2, producing MSIILAWSIIATQKKKVGVIPPKKFISRLRKENELFDNYMQQDAHEFLNYLLNTIADLLQEEKKQEKQNGKLQNGSIESEEGDKADLTWVHEIFQGTLTNETRCLNCEAVSSKDEDFLDLSVDVEQNTSITHCLRGFSNTETLCSEYKYYCEQCRSKQEAQKRMRVKKLPMILALHLKRFKYMDQLHRYTKLSYRVVFPLELRLFNTSGDATNPDRMYDLVAVVVHCGSGPNRGHYITIVKSHGFWLLFDDDIVEKIDAQAIEEFYGLTSDISKNSESGYILFYQSRD